In the genome of Thunnus albacares chromosome 8, fThuAlb1.1, whole genome shotgun sequence, the window AggttaaacaaattaaaagttgttttttgatTATAAATTGCAGCATTACTGCTTTAGCTAAGACTAAATAGACTTCCAGGATTTCAACACATCCTGGGGGAAAGCAGGAAAATCTAACATAAATAAGTCCAAATAAGGGTTACTAAATGTCACTATTGTTTAAAATTTCCCTAACCCGGCATGACTAATGCTTCATTTGTTCAAAGTATGCCTCACTTTCCTACAATTCATGTCCCGGCACATCTCAACAGATTTTCTTGTCACCTTCATGGGAAATATAGGTTGGGCCAACTGTCATGAAGACTTCAAAATTGCTGCTTACATGAATGTTCAGTGGAAgacttgttttctgtgttctaGTATAGATGAGGTGACATGCATCGATTCTgttgaattattttctgttaacATTATGTCGGTGTAACATAATGTAGATGAATTTGTAGTGGTGTTTGAGGGTTGAAGCCCTGCATGCTTTGCTTTTCATATTAAAAtctatgcattttcattttcatatctgCTATTTAGCTACAATATATGATGAGTTTCTgctgtagaaataaaaaaaaaatgcactttgtCCTTTTGCCTCTACAGGGTTGACCACCTCTACACCTTCTTTGTGCAGTGGTCACCAGATATCTATACTAAAGGCAACAAGAAGCACCGCCAACCCCGCTACCTCATTAGGGAGAAACATCAGAACCGCTATCTGGTGGTGGAGAAGAACAAAGTGGCTGTGATCAACAAACTACTCAGCAACCCTGTCAACCCCACAGCAAAAAACTGGGAGGTAAGAGCCACACGAGAACACAGACATGAATAAAGCTAAGATTAGGTCAATGCTTGATTATTTCATGAGTAATATATAAAAACTACCAAGACTTACAGGAAATTGAAGTGCTTGGCAGTTATCCCAGAGTGGGCAATCCCACTTTCTCTATATATGGACTTCCACTCTTTAACTTCCATCCTGAATTCCCAGTATTGCACTTCACTCTCTGGTTTAGAGGAAAAAGAAACTGTTCAGTATCAGATCTAACCAATGGAATGACAGTCTTGTCTTGTATCCAACCAATAGTGTTTCAGcacagaaagtgaaagtgatCTAGTTGGTACAAAAGCAGAGCCGCATACTGGCTGGTTTGGTTGACAGACATGTGGTACAGCAGAGTGCAAAGCTTGACAGAGAAATCGGGAGCTATGAAGCTACTGCCAGAAAATATCAAAGTGCTTTATTTTGCCAGTGACTGTGTGGAGCCATATGTTGAGGTAGGACTACTATGCAGCATATAATCATGTGAGGGGATGATCTGCATTTAAGGGGTAAAAGATACTTTAATTCTGGCTGTTAAAAGTATTTGTCATTATCCATCAATTCTCTCTTGTCATCCAGCAAGTCTAGTTATGCTATAACCATAACTTGTCCCTCTATCTTGCAGCTTACTGGTGCAATAACATGTTTATTCTTTAGATATACAATTTCAATAGTGAGAGTATGAAAATGTCTGATAATATGTGCTTTCTAACTAACTTCTTTCATCTTGTGCCCTATTCCAGATCATCACAGTGAAAGACTCTAAGCGGCGCCTGAGTCTCAGTAGCTCAGAGGAGTCTGAAGCAGAGGAACCTGAGTACCAGGAGGAGGCTGACGAAATTCTCCCTGTCCTGAGTGACTACAGCCAGCTGCTCGATGACCACCACCTGGAGAGGGTAAGTTATATCAGGCAACTGGGCAATTTTTAGGATGATTTTACAGCTATCAACAACACATTTCTTTTGACGAATTGTAATAATTATTAGTACATCTATCAATACGGTGTCTTTTGATTAACATCTCTTTTTCCAACAGCTTGCTGCTCACATGCCAGCAAGGACTCAAGGTTATCCATGGCAACTAGTTTACAGCACCGCCATCCACGGCAGCAGCCTGAAGACACTGTACAGGAACATGGCTGGTCTGGACAGTCCGGTGCTGCTGGTCATTAAAGACATGCACAAAAAGGTTTGCATCTTGCTTACACTCTCCAAAACTTgccaatacaaaaaaatatgtggCCAAACTGATACTTTGATGAACTGTTTATATTTAAGTACTCCTTTAATGACCTGGTGTCTTGCACTTTTCAGGTGTTTGGAGCTTTTTCTTCTGATCCATTCAGAGTCAGTAAATACTGCTACGGCACAGGAGAAACCTTCCTGTTCAGCTTCAACCCAGACTTCCAGGTAAGACTGGAAAAGATTGTGTATTTCAACCGTTTAAGAGAACATGTTTTACCTCATTATGTAACATAACTAGAATTTGACATATATTTTAGATTGGTGTACCGGGTTTTAGTGGAAGTTTCTTATGTCTTGTATTTTGGCATTTATCCAGGCGTACAGGTGGAGCGGGGAGAACTCCTACTTTGTGGGCGGCAACTTGGAATCTTTGCAGATTGGTGGAGGCGGGTAAGTTATATGGTTATCGATTGCTCCTATAAAATACAGACATGCACACTGACGGAAAATAGCGGTTACATCTAACAGCGGCATGCATCTAATGCGGATGCAATGACGAGCAAGACcataaaaatacttaatacGTAATACTTTAACTGCTCTCTGTGAGATATGCAAGATTACAACATCAGCTATATGTaatcataaaacatcaataGCTTCAAAAAAATTTAACTCAAAAGCTCCATTTTTCCTTGGTTTGTATAGGGGCGGCTTTGGCCTGTGGCTGGATGCTGATCTGTACCATGGTTCCAGCTTTTCCTGTCCCACCTTCCGCAACGCGCCTCTCTCCACACAGGAGGACTTCATTGTACAAGACCTCGAGGTCTGGACTGTGCAGAACTGAAGGAGAACATctgaaaagatgagagaaaaacaaagtagaAGCCACTGTCCTGTCTGGAGTGAGAGAACTTCAAGACTTCAAGGAGTGCATGTGCTTCAGCCACCACTGCTATACGTAACCCGATAGAACAGTGGCTATCATCTGTGTACCTGGCTCAGATTAGCCCACATATGAAGCCTGTTCTAGTGGTTCTCAGGCTGGATTTCCTGTTAATGCTGGTTTGATCTGTGCCTGTTTCTACTTAGAGATGAGTGGCTAGATGAAATCCTGCGATTCAGGGCCCAGCCACTTTAAACTACCGGCTATTCATCAGTAGCCTTGTTCTAAGTCCAGTAAGTAACTGGCATCTGAAGCTTTAAGCCCTCCATGCCCTCCTTTGGTTGTGGAGAGCATTATAATACAAAGTTCACATTAACATTGTTGAACAAAAAGTTTGTAACCACTGTAAGCACATTCAGgattaaaggaaaatgttttttatttcattttaacagGGCCATGtgcatttgtgacattttaaaatgtgtttacagtatgtgcacatgGTGGCTATATGCTATTTGCATATGCATATGCACATAAATCACCATAAAccttaaagacaaaaatgtcaagTAATTGATTTAtggtaaaaacactgtaacattataCAACCCTCAGTGGCCTCTTAACTGTAATTGTACTTTTGAGTTTTTCTCATAAGAGATCCAGTTTTAATGTTCTCTATTTGAAAACTGCTGTACAGCTGCTGGTATAGACCTAACCACTCAGGTTCATTAATAGAAATATAGAGTTGCactaataaaaatgttttatctgtgatGAGTGCCATTTGAGGAGGAAGGGATCTCAACTGTTAACTatcacttcttcttctgtcaaTGAAACACCTGCCTGTCTGTTTGTACAAATGGATTTTACTGTTGCTTCTCtaaactgaaaagacaaaaggaaacattttacatcgttttcatgtttttattatctatatatttgaatgcatttttaagaaaaattaaACAGGAAAGCAAAGCAAAAGTCCATGTTGTTCcgtttgttttacatttctttatctTTGTGTGTAAATCTAAATCAGGCGGTGCTGGCGCTGCCAATGTTGTGTGGAACCACAATAAAATTTTGTCTTTCCCGGTGACACTGAGTAAAGCAGTCGTGTTTTatcataaataaacactttaaacagCTTCACCTTTTTTCAATGAGGAAGATGTTTGAAAGGTGCCATTGGAATAAAATGTACTATTAGCAGTTCAAAAGCTCCAAGATATCCTCAGATTAGAGTGCAGTAAGATGCTCTAAGGGCAGGAAGCTGCAGCTAGATATAGCATGGCTGAAGCATGACGAAAGCTTCAAGATGCTCTCAGACCAGATCACACTAAGATGCCCTAAGAGCTGGATGGTGCAGCTAGATGTAGCATGACTGAAAGGAATAAATGTGCAAATGGCAGTTCAAAAGCTTCAAGATGCTCTTAAAACAGAATGTGGTGCCCCAGGAGTAGAATGAAATTAGACACTGTATGACTGAAAAATGTGCTTGTAATAAAACTTTTTAGTGGCAGTTCAAAAGTTTCAGGGTGCCCTCAAACTAGTAAGGTGCAGGAAGCTTTTTTACTAAAAATTAGGCCTATCATGGCAGATAATTTGACTTattaaagcaggaaaagcaaatCAACTAATAAAGAATTTGTCATGGTGTCGTTTGTTTCGgtgtttggttttgtgtttggggtattttgtgttttcttttttccccttccctttctgtttctctccctggcagtgtgtgtgcagctgagGGTGTGGCTGGCTGAGTGGGGCCTTCTCTAAGAGGCACACTTAGTGCTCATCCAGTAATCACTCCTGCCATAAAAGTCTGGTCCTGTGCCAGATTGTCCTGTTGCAGTCGGTAACTATGAGTCCCGGATGTTCCCTTGTTCTCCAGAGCTTCTTGTGACTTACTTGAGCttctttgagtttatttagAGATTATTTAGAGAATGGACTGACCTGAGTTTTTTCCCTGTGTATAGTTTTCCGGCATGCCTCGCCTGCAGTCTCCTGTGCTACTGTTTTTCTAGTGTTCAGCCTCGGTGGATCTCCTGGTCTATTTGCCACCTCACCTGCAACGCCAGCCAGCCCtcagccaccaccaccagcctcttgccttttttttcattgagaCATTATTCTCTCAATAAACACCCCAAAAACTGTCCTTGCCTCTGTCTCTGCGTTTTGGGTTCCAAACACCAAAACTTAAAACATAACAGAACTTACAACTATGTACTATTTCGTTGCATCCTGGTGGCAATGATGACTGTCCAATACAGGCAAAAATGCAGCAGATGTCCTTGTAACAGAACTGGAGGTTGTGGTCAAAGCAAATTTTGATACAAATTGTATGCTGACACGTTTCATAGGT includes:
- the LOC122987441 gene encoding nuclear receptor coactivator 7 isoform X1, yielding MGVAYSVGEVDHLYTFFVQWSPDIYTKGNKKHRQPRYLIREKHQNRYLVVEKNKVAVINKLLSNPVNPTAKNWEIITVKDSKRRLSLSSSEESEAEEPEYQEEADEILPVLSDYSQLLDDHHLERLAAHMPARTQGYPWQLVYSTAIHGSSLKTLYRNMAGLDSPVLLVIKDMHKKVFGAFSSDPFRVSKYCYGTGETFLFSFNPDFQAYRWSGENSYFVGGNLESLQIGGGGGGFGLWLDADLYHGSSFSCPTFRNAPLSTQEDFIVQDLEVWTVQN
- the LOC122987441 gene encoding nuclear receptor coactivator 7 isoform X2 — encoded protein: MWYSRVQSLTEKSGAMKLLPENIKVLYFASDCVEPYVEIITVKDSKRRLSLSSSEESEAEEPEYQEEADEILPVLSDYSQLLDDHHLERLAAHMPARTQGYPWQLVYSTAIHGSSLKTLYRNMAGLDSPVLLVIKDMHKKVFGAFSSDPFRVSKYCYGTGETFLFSFNPDFQAYRWSGENSYFVGGNLESLQIGGGGGGFGLWLDADLYHGSSFSCPTFRNAPLSTQEDFIVQDLEVWTVQN